One part of the Nematostella vectensis chromosome 8, jaNemVect1.1, whole genome shotgun sequence genome encodes these proteins:
- the LOC5502105 gene encoding nuclear pore complex protein Nup214 isoform X3, with translation MCDSEPPEQKVEDFFFKQLKKIRVFDSPGNLPTERVSLIAVSNKFGYSFIGCPTGFRIIKTSVLSDVDQEHVTKSPNFIVTEFPSVLVPVNHAVRHVGLSSDDLTLSVCYENAAAAIVMRLYDVPTLCRQGGSQVLGETILATGLDVVALQWNPGISNMFAICLSDGSVSVWEVTSSDIKQLAALGPTTRATAICWSPKGKQLVVGHKNGKLTQLTPGLQPKKETDCPDIFGSEPHQVTSVCWISAPVFAVVYTGVEDSDFPKFVVVHNATKTEPKQVINFEDVYFGNIEERADCFYTNYIPEWNVAMSSSSNAFEIAAFSNKAGWVKWALDDNRAEMPLTDDNDETYPMGMAIDFTSTTPIPEHESKLPPAPILLLLSTDGILCPFYLVNKNPEVKHDIVKPPEPLPPAGQREKLASALPVQTQTNSAPQGASVTSATTPATSVAVKPAPGFPLSNQAAPLPTLQTPSGPSLFSFGPSSSTAMPSTQGLTPTTTRTGMPGLFSAFPSAAPPATASQSPFSFSASSNTTSASTATGFSFGSAAPTPTANRSAAVVTQSSFSFGAGTSDIVSAPPVSSANKPTAVGAFSFGAGTSDIVSAPPVSSANKPTAVGAFSFGAGTSGAGSFSFVKSAAGAASQPATAKNTAPATSAFGGSLPSGLSTAAGSPFSFASEQEPTGTPKPNASLPPNSSTTGTPMLSRLLGNQQQTTPPPASSSRALESKEVPSSMVAQGRVIPSLVKPAPSSQGQAGGAFSSSSPSVPVQPKPPIQRGADATPRGDQPSMPVELSKRPPPPPYVDSPTQQPSAQPTPTSRVDLDLSVSKTIQEEILHFEKELAQLRGSLRELRGECCRTVQPESLRDLRKTTDDLDRIFIDLKATTKEHNKEIQENKTALLGSFEAVDDVSVKKDRAKDPKYLHLLKSRSLDPVNAERLQTIRNLFLHLDTTLKEVEIRMDEEWYKQEQEARKLARPAMNSIFKTLKLHHTVVQDQAVKLERLTEQLKGRNFIPNSWKNKSLASSRHDSWSSLASQDLDHTSKSPAKPPGRASANNVSALKNMLRRRQTIPVRRQHVGAPVIPTARSTRPESVTSPAGPTNSKAITPEYQNSVPGPSSLSAAVPKQHPFTAETPLTRQTKPGQPLSSSTPFVAGVPGQPSDIGQVANLPGKATPFSQQVAPAGVLHTRNSTRVVPGSTPSFAPIGKEPLSRISNGPPKQAASDAAPALKVPSPSNRRPSSQQKPEDVPAVRAAAQAAINRASTLQAPPKQPSSLDPAASIEPVTMVVHKPDGGATSTKTNDSDLRARAIAMEALKAANAQAKEPVPYPPPQSSTDFTFKTSGAPKPGPPVATFKPATAQDKGPAPNVTVKPVALQASNMSRLPFAPVASKPAPTKEAISKASGASGSGLHTGFGTLSGSETKSGFSSAPGTDSKPGFGFSIAPKSTSGGFSFSSSSGSGVSSPFSFASKVSNAESSPSGSPVISESNDSRQKSGDAEEKENEKESASINRRLFGGEKPASTNTTNDENQPPPSQAQPQSMGPSESFAFTSSFNKLSNSTTITGSNASSGFSFSAPKAGSGFSGPSSISTSVAPTFLFGSAKSCAPETKTTTSSNSLLAGTQQPPTTTTAPVFGQPGKPVASLGTGLFGQAETAETSTTAVSTQSTSQAVSAPSSSTPSRVPISAAPPAGGGLFSGSSFGPASQPPSTGSVMFSSSGGMSGSGTSTTSTTSVPFASSVPSTDISLGTASQSASIFGTAVNPSGQLSSLFGNTSHPSTTLTASTNNPQPSTQSGALFGSAAQPSTSAVSSPTSQPQTTFQPSSGGLFGASFQASAPGSGFFGSKFSSSTTAAPSATSQPTTTSGGLFGASAPSGGVFGSSTTTASSTTAQSSTSSGGFFGSATSSGGLFGSASQPSTTSSGLFRSTTQPTTSSAVFGSQPLSSSGGLFGSQPTNTGLFGPAFGATPSFGSSSTQATSPFASTTGTTFGFGQAISTSAGSGFGQTSSSSTGTTFGQSAFSKPQENSTGVGFGFGGFGLGGQPSSQSNKNPFGLAGSPSQSQAGTETSSLFGNKPTGDLFKQQSSFGSQSSFGSQPSFGSQQGSPGGGFGSFSRGSSGVASTGFAISTSSQPTSPGSSFGSAPSFGSAPAFGGTPSFGSQPSFGSQPAFGSPQAGSTGSPTFGALAHTSTPGFGDVAQNSSGFGAFGASQAAQQPTFSSFGGEGGGGFGSGGSPSGGHFNQWR, from the exons ATGTGTGATTCGGAGCCTCCAGAACAAAAAGTCGAG GACTTTTTCTTCAAGCAACTGAAAAAGATTAGAGTGTTTGATTCACCCGGGAATCTCCCAACAGAACGTGTTAGTCTTATTGCTGTGTCAAACAAGTTTGGCTACTCATTCATTGGCTGTCCAACTG GATTTCGAATTATCAAAACATCAGTCCTCAGTGATGTAGACCAAGAACATGTGACAAAGAGTCCAAACTTTATTG TTACGGAGTTCCCATCAGTGCTTGTACCTGTCAATCACGCTGTGAGGCATGTCGGGCTATCAAGTGATGACCTCACCCTATCTGTCTGCTACGAGAATGCTGCTGCTGCAATTGTTATGCGACTATATGATGTGCCCACACTTTGTCGACAG GGTGGTAGTCAAGTTCTTGGGGAAACTATTCTTGCTACAG GACTAGATGTAGTTGCGCTCCAGTGGAATCCGGGCATCTCTAACATGTTTGCGATATGTCTGTCTGATGGGTCTGTTTCTGTGTGGGAGGTCACAAGTTCAGACATCAAGCAGTTAGCAGCCCTAGGACCAACTACTAGAGCCACTGCAA TCTGTTGGAGTCCTAAAGGGAAACAGCTAGTTGTTGGTCACAAGAACGGCAAACTGACCCAGCTCACACCT GGTTTGCAGCCCAAAAAGGAGACAGACTGCCCTGACATATTTGGGAGTGAGCCTCACCAAG TTACAAGTGTTTGTTGGATCAGTGCTCCAGTGTTTGCTGTAGTCTACACCGGAGTCGAGGATTCTGACTTCCCCAAGTTTGTGGTCGTTCATAATGCAACT aaaactgaACCAAAGCAAGTGATCAACTTTGAGGATGTGTATTTTGGGAACATAGAGGAACGTGCAGACTGCTTCTACACAAACTACATCCCAGAGTG GAATGTAGCAATGTCCTCTTCTTCAAATGCATTTGAAATTGCAGCATTTTCTAACAAG GCTGGCTGGGTAAAGTGGGCACTAGATGATAATCGTGCTGAAATGCCACTCACAGATGATAATGACGAGACCTATCCCATGGGCATGGCCATTGACTTCACATCGACAACTCCTATACCTGAAC ATGAGAGCAAACTACCCCCAGCACCCATCCTCCTGCTTCTATCCACTGATGGCATCCTGTGCCCTTTCTACCTCGTCAACAAGAACCCTGAGGTCAAGCACGACATCGTCAAGCCCCCAGAACCCCTTCCTCCTGCAGGACAGAGGGAGAAGCTTGCTTCAGCTCTACCCGTACAGACTCAAACAAACTCTGCCCCTCAAGGTGCTTCAGTTACATCAGCAACTACTCCGGCCACATCAG ttGCTGTCAAGCCTGCACCTGGATTCCCCTTATCCAACCAAGCAGCACCGCTCCCAACCTTACAGACTCCCTCTGGACCCAGCCTGTTCTCATTCGGACCCAGTAGCAGCACTGCTATGCCATCCACCCAGGGGCTAACCCCGACCACCACACGTACAGGGATGCCAGGGCTTTTTTCAGCCTTTCCCAGTGCCGCCCCTCCAGCAACTGCTTCCCAGAGTCCATTTTCATTCTCAGCCAGTAGTAATACCACCTCAGCCTCGACGGCAACAGGGTTCTCGTTTGGATCTGCAGCACCAACACCTACTGCGAACAGGTCTGCAGCTGTAGTAACACAGAGTTCATTCTCCTTTGGGGCAGGCACCTCTGATATTGTGTCCGCTCCCCCAGTATCTTCTGCCAACAAGCCCACCGCGGTAGGTGCATTCTCCTTTGGGGCAGGCACCTCTGATATTGTGTCCGCTCCCCCAGTATCTTCTGCCAACAAGCCCACCGCGGTAGGTGCATTCTCCTTTGGGGCAGGCACCTCTGGAGCAGGATCATTTAGCTTTGTCAAATCTGCAGCGGGTGCGGCCAGTCAACCAGCGACTGCCAAAAACACTGCCCCTGCGACTTCAGCATTTGGAGGAAGCTTACCGTCTGGTTTATCCACTGCAG CTGGCAGCCCATTTTCATTCGCCTCCGAACAAGAGCCCACAGGGACCCCAAAACCGAATGCATCATTGCCTCCCAATTCCTCAACCACAGGGACCCCAATGCTTTCAAGGTTGTTAGGCAACCAGCAACAGACCACACCACCCCCTGCATCTTCTAGTCGGGCGTTAGAGAGCAAAGAAGTCCCCAGTTCAATGGTTGCTCAAGGAAGGGTGATTCCCTCGCTGGTAAAGCCAGCACCCTCATCCCAGGGCCAGGCCGGGGGAGCGTTCTCAAGCAGCAGTCCCTCTGTACCAGTCCAGCCAAAACCTCCAATACAAAGA GGGGCCGATGCCACTCCTAGAGGCGACCAACCTTCGATGCCAG TTGAGTTGTCCAAGAGGCCTCCTCCGCCACCATATGTGGATAGCCCTACCCAGCAGCCATCTGCTCAACCAACACCCACCTCCAGGGTTGACCTGGATTTATCCGTCTCCAAGACCATCCAAGAGGAG ATATTGCACTTCGAGAAAGAACTTGCTCAACTGAGAGGCAGTCTGAGGGAATTGAGAGGCGAGTGTTGTAGGACTGTGCAGCCAGAGAGTTTAAGGGATTTGCGCAAGACTACGGATGACCTTGACAGGATTTTCATCGATTTAAAGGCCACAACAAAG GAACATAACAAAGAAATTCAAGAAAACAAGACTGCATTACTTGGATCATTTGAAGCTGTGGACGATGTCAG TGTAAAAAAGGACCGAGCGAAAGATCCCAAGTACCTGCATCTACTTAAG TCCCGAAGTCTTGACCCTGTAAACGCGGAAAGGTTACAGACCATCAGAAACCTGTTTCTGCACTTGGACACGACGCTCAA GGAAGTTGAAATACGCATGGACGAGGAGTGGTACAAACAGGAACAGGAGGCAAG GAAGCTGGCTCGCCCTGCAATGAACTCCATTTTCAAGACTTTAAAACTGCACCACACAGTGGTCCAAGACCAAGCAGTGAAACTAGAGCGACTTACGGAACAACTGAAAGGCAGGAACTTCATTCCAAACTCCTGGAAGAATAAAAGCCTTGCTAGTTCCAG GCACGACAGCTGGTCGTCGCTGGCAAGCCAAGATCTGGATCACACCAGCAAGTCGCCAGCAAAACCGCCAG GTCGAGCATCAGCAAACAATGTCTCTGCTCTCAAGAATATGCTTAGGAGAAGGCAGACGATCCCTGTCAGAAGGCAACACGTTGGTG CTCCAGTAATACCTACGGCTCGTTCGACCAGACCTGAAAGTGTGACTTCTCCTGCGGGTCCCACTAATTCCAAAGCAATTACTCCGGAATACCAGAATTCTGTTCCTGGACCATCCTCCCTTTCGGCTGCCGTCCCAAAGCAACATCCATTTACCGCAGAGACACCACTGACCAGACAAACCAAGCCTGGCCAGCCATTGTCATCGTCAACACCATTTGTGGCAGGAGTACCTGGACAGCCAAGTGATATTGGTCAGGTTGCCAATTTACCTGGAAAGGCTACACCATTTTCTCAACAAGTCGCACCAGCTGGTGTGCTCCATACACGAAACTCGACTAGAGTGGTACCAGGAAGTACCCCAAGCTTTGCTCCGATTGGCAAAGAGCCATTGAGTCGTATTAGTAATGGGCCACCAAAACAAGCTGCTTCAGATGCTGCTCCAGCACTCAAGGTTCCATCACCCTCTAAT CGTCGACCAAGCTCTCAGCAAAAGCCTGAGGATGTCCCTGCTGTGAGGGCCGCAGCACAGGCTGCAATAAACAGAGCAAGCACCTTGCAGGCACCACCTAAGCAGCCAAGCTCCTTGGACCCTGCTGCCAGCATAGAGCCTGTCACAATGGTCGTTCACAAACCCGACGGCGGCGCCACCAGCACCAAGACTAATGATTCAGATCTGAGGGCCAGGGCCATCGCTATGGAGGCCTTAAAAGCAGCTAATGCTCAAGCCAAAGAACCTGTTCCTTACCCGCCCCCACAAAGCAGCACGGACTTCACCTTTAAGACGAGTGGCGCTCCTAAGCCAGGCCCTCCTGTTGCAACCTTTAAGCCAGCAACCGCCCAAGACAAAGGCCCTGCTCCCAATGTAACTGTCAAGCCCGTGGCACTTCAAGCATCAAATATGAGTAGGCTTCCATTTGCACCAGTTGCTTCTAAACCAGCTCCGACCAAAGAGGCAATAAGCAAGGCTAGCGGTGCAAGTGGTTCTGGGCTGCACACTGGGTTTGGCACTCTGTCAGGTTCTGAGACCAAATCCGGGTTCAGCTCTGCTCCTGGTACAGACTCAAAGCCCGGCTTTGGCTTTAGCATCGCACCAAAAAGCACCAGTGGCGGGTTTAGCTTTTCTTCCTCGAGCGGTTCTGGTGTGTCGTCGCCGTTCAGTTTTGCCTCAAAAGTCAGTAATGCAGAATCCTCTCCGTCTGGATCGCCTGTAATTTCAGAAAGTAATGATTCAAGACAGAAATCTGGTGACGCTGAGGAAAAGGAGAATGAAAAGGAATCCGCAAGTATCAACCGGCGTTTGTTTGGAGGTGAAAAACCTGCCTCAACCAACACAACCAATGACGAGAACCAGCCCCCTCCGTCACAAG CTCAACCCCAATCAATGGGTCCCTCGGAATCATTCGCCTTCACAAGCTCCTTTAACAAGCTGTCAAATTCAACCACAATTACAGGAAGTAATGCTTCTTCTGGGTTCTCCTTTTCTGCTCCAAAAGCTGGTTCGGGCTTTAGTGGCCCTTCTTCAATAAGCACTTCAGTAGCACCTACTTTTCTCTTCGGGTCAGCAAAAAGCTGTGCCCCGGAAACCAAGACCACCACATCAAGCAACAGCCTATTAGCAGGCACCCAGCAACCACCAACGACCACTACAGCACCTGTGTTTGGTCAACCTGGCAAACCCGTCGCTTCTCTTGGCACTGGATTATTTGGGCAAGCGGAAACAGCAGAAACGTCAACGACAGCTGTCTCAACGCAGTCCACCAGTCAGGCTGTCTCTGCCCCTTCTAGCAGCACCCCTAGCAGAGTGCCCATTTCTGCTGCCCCGCCAGCAGGTGGTGGGCTGTTCAGTGGTAGTTCTTTTGGTCCAGCATCCCAGCCTCCGTCTACTGGCTCAGTTATGTTTTCAAGTAGTGGAGGTATGTCTGGGTCAGGTACATCTACCACATCGACAACTAGCGTTCCCTTTGCATCAAGTGTGCCATCAACTGACATATCACTCGGGACAGCATCTCAATCAGCTAGTATCTTTGGAACTGCTGTGAACCCTTCAGGGCAGCTAAGCAGTTTATTTGGTAATACATCACATCCATCAACAACACTTACAGCCTCCACCAATAACCCCCAGCCTTCAACACAAAGCGGTGCTTTGTTCGGTAGCGCAGCACAACCGTCGACAAGTGCAGTTTCAAGCCCCACATCACAACCCCAAACTACCTTTCAGCCTTCAAGTGGTGGCTTGTTCGGGGCATCTTTCCAGGCTTCAGCACCTGGCAGTGGCTTCTTTGGCAGCAAGTTTTCCTCGTCGACAACAGCTGCACCCAGTGCAACCTCCCAGCCCACGACAACAAGTGGTGGCCTGTTCGGTGCGTCAGCACCTAGCGGCGGCGTGTTTGGTAGCTCAACAACAACTGCATCGAGCACAACTGCCCAGTCCTCAACATCAAGTGGCGGTTTCTTTGGTTCTGCAACTTCAAGTGGGGGCTTGTTCGGAAGTGCATCACAACCTTCGACAACTAGCTCTGGTCTGTTTAGATCTACCACTCAGCCAACTACGAGTTCTGCTGTATTTGGTTCTCAGCCGTTATCTTCCAGCGGAGGGCTATTTGGATCACAGCCCACAAATACCGGCCTTTTCGGCCCAGCGTTTGGAGCCACTCCTTCATTTGGGTCAAGCTCTACTCAGGCAACTAGCCCATTTGCATCCACGACTGGCACAACCTTTGGTTTCGGACAAGCGATAAGCACCTCGGCAGGATCAGGGTTTGGACAGACATCAAGCAGTTCTACTGGAACAACTTTCGGACAGTCTGCTTTCTCAAAGCCACAAGAGAACTCAACGG GCGTTGGATTCGGTTTTGGTGGCTTTGGATTAGGCGGACAACCGAGTTCACAGAGCAACAAGAACCCGTTTGGACTTGCAGGGTCTCCGTCACAGTCTCAAGCAG gCACAGAAACCTCCTCCCTCTTCGGGAATAAGCCAACTGGAGACCTTTTCAAG CAGCAGTCGTCGTTCGGATCGCAGTCGTCGTTCGGATCGCAGCCATCGTTTGGATCGCAACAGGGGTCTCCTGGAGGAGGGTTTGGTAGCTTCTCTCGTGGTTCTAGTGGCGTGGCATCTACAGGCTTCGCAATCTCCACCAGCTCACAGCCTACAT CTCCAGGGTCGTCATTTGGCAGTGCTCCGTCATTCGGTTCAGCTCCTGCATTCGGTGGGACACCTTCATTCGGCTCTCAGCCATCATTCGGTAGTCAACCAGCTTTTGGAAGTCCGCAAGCAGG